A genomic segment from Bubalus kerabau isolate K-KA32 ecotype Philippines breed swamp buffalo chromosome 14, PCC_UOA_SB_1v2, whole genome shotgun sequence encodes:
- the UTP23 gene encoding rRNA-processing protein UTP23 homolog, whose product MKITRQKHAKKHLGFFRNNFGVREPYQILLDGTFCQAALRGRIQLREQLPRYLMAETQLCTTRCVLKELETLGKDLYGAKLIAQKCQVRNCPHFKNAVSGSECLLSMVEDGNPHHYFLATQDQNLSMKVKKKPGIPLMFIIQNTIVLDKPSPKTIAFVKAVESGQLVSVHEKQSIKQLKEEQGLVKDPEQRRRKKRKKVSGPNPLSCLKKKKKTQDMNSSASEKKRKRKRIRNRSMSKVLAEKQNAEG is encoded by the exons ATGAAGATCACCAGGCAGAAACATGCGAAGAAGCATCTTGGCTTCTTCCGCAATAATTTTGGAGTCCGCGAGCCATACCAGATACTGCTGGACGGCACTTTCTGTCAGGCGGCTCTACGGGGCCGCATCCAGCTGCGAGAGCAGTTGCCCCGCTACCTCATGGCGGAGACTCAGCTGTGCACCACCAG atgTGTGTTAAAAGAGTTGGAAACATTGGGAAAGGACTTATATGGGGCAAAGCTGATTGCCCAGAAATGCCAGGTTCGAAATTGTCCCCATTTCAAGAATGCAGTGAGTGGATCAGAATGTCTGCTTTCCATGGTGGAAGATGGAAATCCTCACCATTATTTCCTGGCAACACAG GATCAGAATTTGTCtatgaaagtaaagaaaaagccTGGAATTCCTCTCATGTTTATTATTCAGAACACTATAGTCTTGGACAAACCTTCTCCCAAAACGATCGCGTTTGTTAAAGCAGTAGAGTCCGGTCAGCTTGTCTCAGTGCATGAGAAACAGAGTATCAAGCAACTCAAAGAGGAACAGGGTTTAGTAAAAGACCCagaacagagaagaagaaaaaagcgcAAGAAAGTAAGTGGCCCCAATCCTCTTAGCtgtttgaagaaaaagaaaaaaacacaggatATGAACTCATCTGCCtcggaaaagaaaaggaaaagaaaaagaatccgaAACAGATCTATGTCAAAAGTACTTGCTGAAAAGCAGAATGCAGAAGGGTAA